One genomic window of Pedosphaera parvula Ellin514 includes the following:
- a CDS encoding aldehyde dehydrogenase family protein: protein MNNDLEIRKTYKMYIGGSFVRSESGRYLPAQSTTGELLDNYCQASRKDFRDAVVAARGAFEGWAKRTAYLRGQILYRAAEMLQNRASELANEISRSTGVRPPKARAEVDLAIDRLVYFAGWTDKLSQVFGAVNPVASSHFNFTTPEPTGVVAVLAPDEPALVSLVSLIAPVILTGNSAVVVASEKYPLPAATFAEILATSDFPGGVVNLLTGKRSDLVSHIASHMDVNAVVDGTGIAEVGAQLQAGAAHNLKRYFTNAFSPADWFTAKAEDPYKILDTIEYKTAWHPIGL, encoded by the coding sequence ATGAATAACGATCTCGAAATTCGGAAGACCTACAAGATGTACATCGGCGGCAGCTTTGTTCGCAGCGAAAGCGGCCGATATCTGCCAGCGCAATCCACCACCGGCGAGCTGTTGGATAATTATTGTCAGGCTTCGCGCAAGGATTTTCGGGACGCTGTGGTGGCCGCACGCGGGGCTTTTGAGGGATGGGCGAAGAGAACCGCTTATTTAAGGGGGCAAATTCTTTATCGTGCGGCAGAAATGCTGCAGAATCGTGCCTCCGAACTGGCCAATGAGATTTCTAGATCTACGGGTGTCCGACCGCCGAAGGCGCGGGCTGAAGTGGATTTGGCGATTGATCGGTTGGTGTATTTTGCCGGCTGGACGGACAAGCTTTCCCAGGTGTTTGGTGCGGTCAATCCGGTGGCGAGTTCACATTTCAATTTCACGACGCCTGAACCCACAGGCGTTGTTGCCGTTCTGGCTCCGGACGAGCCGGCTTTGGTGTCGCTCGTTTCCTTGATTGCTCCAGTCATCCTGACTGGCAATTCTGCAGTGGTGGTCGCTTCTGAAAAATATCCGTTGCCAGCCGCAACATTCGCGGAGATTCTGGCTACCAGCGACTTTCCGGGAGGAGTTGTTAATTTGCTGACGGGCAAAAGATCGGATCTGGTTTCTCATATTGCCAGTCACATGGATGTGAACGCGGTTGTCGATGGCACTGGCATTGCCGAAGTGGGTGCCCAGTTGCAGGCAGGTGCCGCTCACAATTTGAAGCGGTATTTTACAAATGCTTTCTCGCCTGCCGACTGGTTCACTGCCAAGGCGGAGGATCCGTACAAGATTCTCGACACCATTGAATACAAGACAGCCTGGCATCCGATCGGTTTGTAA
- a CDS encoding PAS domain S-box protein, with protein MNLKSADKEFRVRHSALAPYAIAALCVGLGTILRLRLDEILGNQYTYVTFYLALLVSAGLGGWRSGFTALVLGILSASYFFTPSRHTLSLGDVPHRIGLMSFIIVGSTAVCLSDAQRRARSRARLVILQLEREIAERKQAEKELHETHALAQKRLAELDAVIESMPDAVYIGNESGITKCNSHALNMLGVSSLEELHSSIGVVGDKFSIRWPHNNQRLKPEEFQFIRALEGQTVIEEVLASRLKTEETVHLRVASAPVVFNGGIIGAVAITSNITDQRRKEAFTSVLSHLGEKLNTARTQPEAGRLIADVTEHLFEWDAFSLNLYNLETRGLKPILNIDTLEGQKTEIPSDLLGISPTISRAMAQGAELLLRDFPLTNTTDCFPFGDVSRLSASLIFVPVRDGNQSIGVLSIQSYQHAAYDEKDLGTLQILADYCGGALQRIRAEEALQDSEKEYRAMFDMDGSGKAQVDPLTHKFLRVNPKLCEISGYAQEEMLEKTFPEIILPEDRRHNLVNFQDLIAGRRDGCRYEIRHLRKDGAIRRVDITITILRDADSQPVRVLSSLIDVTERKQAEEALRLSEQQYRTFTETVPAIVFTGGAERACDYLNQRWTDYTGLTIEQSLGDGWRSALHPEDLQPTAQRWLEARQEKKPFEWLYRYRRKDGMYRWFLMRSQPFFDDAGNICRWLGTAIDIHDRKEAEDALRESERRFSSFMQHLPGTAWIKDLEGRYIYINANGCKVFSRNVEEIVGQRDDAFFPATIADRLRENDQVVIETGRSLQTIEAIPFAEELRYCLVSKFPILGNNGSPAFVAAIAVDITERKRGEEALAFSNQRLSLLAQVTHTVVGVGSLKDEVGKLAEIVRSAYHVDACVIRVLQGDKHVLLASAGLDERELEPSIPSTLGIGGALSALKRPVFVPDVRLHPLTQSLENRLGKDYNFLSYAGTPLLIQDRLIGILGIYSAEAIRHFSEADLEHLQIIAHDLAAAIVNDNLFREVSTQKRQLEEHIAERQEAEMEIQRLNAELEKRVQERTAQLQASNKELEAFCYSVSHDLRWPLRTITGFTQALRDDYADRLDTDGQEYLERVINAGREMDRLINDLLHLSRLTRSEMRLRRVDLSALAQRIAGELNKTEPLRNVEFVISPGLAAQGDERLLRIALENLLNNAWKFTGNRSLARIEFGIDLATHYPAYFVRDNGAGFDMAYAAKLFGAFQRLHSAEEFPGHGIGLATVQRIVNRHGGRTWATGAINEGATFYFTLPT; from the coding sequence GTGAATTTGAAAAGTGCCGATAAAGAGTTTCGCGTCCGGCATTCTGCGCTGGCTCCCTACGCCATCGCAGCGCTTTGCGTTGGCTTGGGCACAATTCTTCGACTGCGCCTGGATGAGATTCTCGGCAACCAATATACTTACGTAACATTTTATCTTGCCCTGCTCGTCAGCGCCGGACTGGGCGGCTGGCGTTCCGGTTTTACGGCACTTGTCCTGGGAATTCTTTCCGCCTCTTACTTTTTCACCCCTTCTCGCCATACACTCAGTTTGGGTGATGTGCCCCATCGGATTGGATTGATGTCGTTTATCATAGTAGGCAGCACTGCCGTCTGTTTGAGCGATGCCCAACGTCGGGCTCGAAGTCGCGCCCGCCTGGTGATTCTACAACTCGAACGGGAAATTGCCGAACGCAAGCAAGCCGAAAAGGAACTTCATGAAACCCACGCTCTGGCGCAAAAACGCCTGGCGGAATTGGATGCGGTCATTGAGAGCATGCCAGACGCAGTGTACATCGGCAATGAGAGTGGCATTACCAAATGCAACAGTCATGCCCTGAACATGCTGGGGGTTTCTTCATTGGAAGAACTTCATTCCTCCATCGGCGTGGTGGGCGATAAATTTTCAATTCGCTGGCCACACAACAATCAGAGGCTCAAACCGGAGGAGTTTCAATTCATTCGCGCGCTCGAAGGTCAGACAGTGATCGAAGAAGTGTTGGCCAGCAGGCTGAAAACCGAAGAAACCGTTCACCTGCGCGTCGCTAGTGCTCCAGTCGTTTTTAATGGCGGGATCATCGGAGCGGTCGCCATAACTTCCAATATCACTGACCAGAGAAGGAAGGAGGCTTTCACCTCCGTGCTTTCCCACCTCGGTGAAAAATTAAATACAGCCCGCACACAACCGGAGGCCGGACGCCTTATTGCAGACGTAACGGAGCACCTTTTTGAATGGGATGCCTTTAGCCTCAACCTTTACAATCTCGAAACCCGCGGGTTAAAACCAATCCTAAACATCGATACTCTGGAGGGGCAAAAGACTGAAATTCCCAGCGACCTGCTAGGCATATCTCCAACGATCAGTCGCGCCATGGCTCAAGGCGCTGAGCTCCTGCTCAGAGACTTCCCTTTAACGAACACGACCGACTGTTTCCCTTTCGGCGATGTTTCACGTCTTTCTGCCTCCTTGATATTTGTACCTGTAAGAGACGGGAACCAAAGTATCGGTGTTCTCAGCATCCAGAGTTACCAGCATGCGGCCTATGACGAGAAAGATCTTGGCACCCTTCAGATTCTGGCAGATTACTGCGGCGGTGCTCTCCAAAGGATCCGCGCCGAAGAAGCCTTGCAGGATAGCGAGAAGGAATACCGGGCCATGTTCGATATGGACGGAAGCGGGAAAGCTCAGGTCGATCCATTGACTCACAAGTTTCTGCGGGTCAATCCGAAACTCTGCGAAATCTCGGGCTATGCTCAGGAGGAAATGCTCGAAAAAACCTTTCCTGAAATAATTCTTCCAGAAGATCGCCGGCACAATTTGGTGAACTTTCAGGACCTGATCGCCGGAAGAAGGGATGGTTGCCGATATGAGATCCGGCATTTGCGCAAGGACGGGGCCATTCGCCGGGTGGATATAACCATTACGATCCTGCGGGACGCTGACAGCCAGCCCGTGCGAGTGCTTTCCAGTTTAATTGATGTCACCGAACGCAAGCAGGCGGAAGAAGCCTTGCGTTTGAGCGAACAGCAATACCGAACCTTCACTGAAACTGTTCCCGCAATCGTTTTTACCGGCGGGGCAGAGCGTGCCTGTGATTATTTGAATCAACGATGGACCGATTACACAGGCCTGACAATTGAACAATCATTGGGCGATGGCTGGCGCTCCGCGCTTCATCCCGAAGACCTGCAGCCCACCGCCCAACGATGGCTGGAAGCCAGACAAGAAAAAAAACCTTTCGAGTGGCTCTACCGTTATCGTCGCAAGGACGGAATGTACCGCTGGTTTCTGATGCGCAGCCAACCCTTCTTTGACGACGCAGGAAACATTTGTCGCTGGCTTGGAACTGCCATCGATATCCATGACCGGAAGGAGGCTGAAGATGCGTTGCGGGAAAGCGAGCGGCGGTTTTCCTCCTTCATGCAGCATCTGCCAGGCACGGCCTGGATAAAGGATCTCGAGGGCCGCTACATCTATATTAATGCCAACGGCTGCAAAGTATTTTCCAGGAATGTCGAGGAGATCGTGGGCCAACGGGATGATGCGTTCTTCCCTGCGACAATCGCCGATCGCCTCCGGGAGAATGACCAGGTGGTCATCGAGACCGGCCGGAGCCTGCAGACCATCGAAGCAATCCCATTTGCAGAAGAGTTACGCTACTGCCTGGTCAGTAAATTTCCGATCCTCGGAAATAATGGCTCCCCTGCTTTTGTGGCCGCCATCGCGGTCGACATCACTGAGCGTAAGCGCGGCGAGGAGGCTCTGGCCTTCTCCAACCAGCGGCTCAGCCTGCTCGCACAGGTTACCCATACGGTAGTGGGAGTTGGCTCGCTGAAAGATGAGGTAGGCAAACTGGCTGAAATTGTGCGCTCAGCCTACCACGTGGATGCCTGTGTCATCCGGGTTCTCCAAGGCGATAAGCACGTTTTATTGGCCAGCGCCGGCCTTGATGAACGGGAGCTGGAGCCCAGCATTCCCTCGACCTTGGGAATCGGCGGTGCCCTTTCCGCTCTCAAGCGGCCTGTGTTCGTTCCAGATGTGCGTTTACATCCGCTCACCCAGTCCCTCGAAAACCGACTGGGAAAAGACTATAATTTTCTTTCCTATGCTGGCACACCCCTGCTGATCCAGGACCGCTTGATTGGGATTTTGGGTATTTATTCAGCCGAGGCGATCCGTCACTTTTCTGAAGCCGATTTGGAGCATCTTCAAATTATTGCTCACGATCTTGCGGCCGCCATTGTAAATGACAACCTTTTCCGGGAGGTAAGCACCCAAAAGCGACAACTGGAAGAACACATTGCCGAGCGGCAGGAAGCCGAAATGGAGATACAACGTTTGAATGCTGAACTGGAAAAGCGAGTGCAGGAAAGAACCGCCCAGCTCCAGGCATCCAACAAGGAACTCGAGGCGTTTTGCTATTCAGTTTCCCACGATCTTCGCTGGCCATTGCGCACTATCACGGGTTTCACCCAGGCACTGCGGGATGACTATGCCGACCGCCTGGATACGGACGGGCAGGAGTACCTGGAGCGTGTCATCAACGCCGGGCGGGAGATGGACCGCTTGATCAATGACCTGCTGCATCTCTCACGGCTCACCCGTAGTGAAATGAGACTTCGCCGCGTGGATTTGAGCGCGCTGGCACAACGAATCGCTGGTGAGCTGAATAAAACTGAACCGCTCCGCAACGTGGAATTCGTCATCAGTCCCGGCCTTGCCGCTCAAGGAGATGAGCGCCTGCTGCGAATCGCACTCGAAAATCTGCTAAACAACGCCTGGAAGTTCACGGGTAACCGCAGCCTGGCAAGGATCGAATTTGGCATTGACCTGGCCACGCATTACCCGGCTTACTTCGTGCGGGATAATGGTGCGGGATTCGATATGGCTTATGCGGCAAAATTATTCGGCGCTTTTCAACGGTTACATAGCGCAGAGGAGTTCCCCGGACATGGAATTGGTCTGGCTACTGTTCAACGGATCGTCAACCGGCACGGGGGCCGCACCTGGGCCACTGGCGCCATTAACGAAGGAGCAACGTTTTATTTCACATTGCCAACCTGA
- a CDS encoding response regulator, with amino-acid sequence MENNYILLVEDNRNDEILARRALQKNSINNPLFVAHDGVEAIEFLMGTGSYSHRDARQLPALVLLDLKLPRMDGLEVLRQLRSHELTRRLPVVVLTSSDEEQDVKRSYELGVNNYIRKPVDFNEFVETVRQLSLYWLQFSDKVMINNKER; translated from the coding sequence ATGGAGAATAACTACATCCTCCTCGTCGAGGATAACCGGAACGATGAAATCCTGGCTCGTCGAGCCCTTCAGAAAAACTCAATCAACAACCCCTTGTTCGTGGCGCATGATGGAGTGGAGGCGATTGAATTTCTCATGGGAACAGGCAGTTACTCTCATCGGGATGCCAGACAGCTCCCGGCACTGGTGCTGCTCGACTTAAAACTTCCGCGAATGGATGGTTTGGAGGTTCTCCGTCAACTGCGCTCACATGAACTCACTCGCCGTTTACCTGTGGTCGTTCTGACTTCTTCCGACGAAGAGCAGGACGTAAAAAGAAGTTACGAACTCGGAGTCAACAATTACATAAGGAAACCGGTGGATTTTAACGAGTTTGTTGAAACGGTCAGGCAGCTGAGTTTGTATTGGCTCCAGTTTAGTGATAAGGTAATGATTAATAATAAGGAACGTTAG
- a CDS encoding hybrid sensor histidine kinase/response regulator, whose translation MSQAIRVLLIEDSDYDAALLLLELRQADYEPEYERVETAPAMLEALEKHPWDVVIADYVLPSFSGPAALKLLQERGIDLPFIIVSGHIDEDTAVASMKAGAHDYVMKDRLTRLVPAIEREMQEAEVRRERKKTEAKFAKEQTFRRAIEDSIPSGIAAVDLEGKHTYVNSAFCEMVGWSEAELLETRPPYPYWPAEEVATIQQALRQTTEGKNPGEGSELRFQHQNGRRFDVLMLANPIKDDHGRITGWLASVTDITERKQAQDALRRAHDELEKRVEERTADLVATNGKLENAIQERKRLENELLEITEKERRRIGLDLHDDLGQKLAGITLMMKGLEIGLKKKNLPEAEEAHRIQTLVNQAMHHASDLAHDLAIAELDEDNLPSALNQLAADIKKLFEIPCRFKHEGETPHLDRNTITQFYKISQEAATNAVKHGKAKQVSINLVNKDETLTLTIRNSGLPFPSMIDRNRGMGLRIMNYRASTVGASLEIKAGRPTGTIVTCTLPLRPQATVNGNGSAFSGGIKKPTFPITTPDQNQL comes from the coding sequence GTGAGCCAAGCCATAAGAGTATTGTTGATCGAAGATTCTGACTACGATGCCGCTTTGCTGCTTCTGGAACTGCGCCAGGCAGATTATGAACCGGAATACGAGCGCGTCGAAACCGCTCCAGCCATGCTGGAAGCCTTGGAGAAACACCCTTGGGACGTGGTCATTGCTGACTACGTACTCCCCTCTTTCAGTGGTCCTGCCGCCCTGAAGTTGCTTCAGGAAAGAGGCATCGATCTTCCCTTCATCATTGTTTCGGGCCATATCGATGAAGATACCGCCGTCGCATCAATGAAAGCCGGGGCTCATGATTATGTCATGAAAGACCGGCTGACCCGGTTGGTGCCGGCCATTGAACGGGAAATGCAGGAAGCGGAGGTACGCCGCGAGCGGAAAAAAACCGAGGCAAAGTTCGCCAAGGAACAGACCTTCCGCCGCGCCATTGAAGACTCAATTCCTTCAGGGATCGCCGCAGTGGATCTCGAGGGGAAGCATACCTATGTAAATTCTGCATTCTGCGAAATGGTGGGTTGGAGCGAAGCAGAACTCCTGGAAACCCGGCCACCATATCCCTATTGGCCAGCTGAGGAAGTGGCCACGATCCAACAGGCCCTTCGACAAACCACTGAAGGCAAAAATCCTGGCGAGGGTTCTGAGTTGCGTTTTCAACATCAGAATGGCAGGCGCTTTGATGTGCTCATGCTTGCCAACCCCATCAAGGATGATCACGGGCGGATCACCGGCTGGCTGGCTTCAGTCACTGATATCACTGAGCGCAAACAAGCCCAGGATGCTCTGCGTCGAGCGCACGATGAATTGGAGAAGCGCGTGGAGGAAAGAACCGCTGACCTGGTCGCCACGAACGGCAAGCTTGAAAACGCCATTCAGGAGCGCAAACGCCTCGAAAATGAACTGTTGGAAATAACAGAGAAAGAGCGCCGCCGCATCGGCTTGGACCTCCATGATGACCTTGGCCAAAAGCTCGCGGGCATTACCCTGATGATGAAGGGATTGGAAATTGGATTAAAAAAGAAGAATCTTCCCGAAGCCGAGGAAGCGCATAGGATCCAAACCCTGGTCAATCAGGCCATGCATCATGCGAGCGACCTGGCGCACGATCTGGCTATCGCAGAATTGGATGAGGATAATCTTCCCTCCGCTCTTAATCAACTTGCAGCCGACATCAAGAAACTTTTTGAAATTCCCTGCCGCTTCAAACACGAGGGGGAAACTCCGCACCTTGACCGAAACACCATCACCCAATTTTACAAAATCTCTCAGGAAGCTGCCACTAATGCCGTAAAACACGGCAAAGCCAAACAAGTCAGCATTAATCTCGTCAACAAGGACGAAACCCTTACCCTCACAATTCGGAATAGCGGCCTGCCTTTTCCTTCCATGATTGATCGAAACCGGGGCATGGGCTTGCGTATTATGAACTACCGCGCCAGTACCGTCGGCGCTTCCCTGGAAATTAAGGCTGGGCGGCCCACGGGCACTATTGTTACGTGCACTCTGCCCTTAAGACCTCAAGCTACGGTAAATGGCAATGGTTCCGCCTTCTCCGGTGGCATCAAAAAGCCCACGTTTCCCATCACCACCCCGGACCAGAATCAGTTATAG